The Gloeomargarita sp. SKYB120 genome has a segment encoding these proteins:
- the hisH gene encoding imidazole glycerol phosphate synthase subunit HisH, whose protein sequence is MRLGVIDYQMGNLHSVCKALAYLGCPGELTDQISEAYDAVILPGVGAFDPAVHHLRQRGLIAPLQRWIRQNKPFLGICLGLQLLFAASAEGQETGLDVLPGQVQALRPAPGYPVPHMGWNQLQFTQPDCPLWRELPTPTWVYFVHSYHAVPADPKLVAATVEYGGETITAAVGQGNCWATQFHPEKSGRVGLQVLRNWLTYCTA, encoded by the coding sequence ATGCGTCTAGGCGTGATTGATTACCAAATGGGGAATCTCCACTCGGTCTGCAAGGCGCTGGCCTACTTGGGTTGCCCAGGCGAACTCACCGACCAGATTAGCGAGGCGTACGATGCGGTCATCCTCCCCGGCGTCGGCGCGTTTGATCCGGCGGTGCATCACCTGCGGCAACGGGGATTAATCGCGCCTTTGCAGCGCTGGATTCGTCAAAATAAACCCTTTTTGGGGATTTGTTTAGGGCTTCAGTTGTTATTTGCCGCCAGCGCTGAGGGGCAAGAAACTGGTTTGGATGTGCTTCCGGGCCAGGTACAGGCCTTGCGACCCGCGCCGGGGTATCCCGTGCCCCACATGGGCTGGAATCAGCTGCAGTTCACCCAACCCGATTGTCCCTTGTGGCGGGAGCTGCCGACGCCGACCTGGGTGTACTTTGTGCATTCGTACCACGCGGTACCGGCAGACCCCAAGCTGGTGGCGGCGACGGTTGAGTACGGCGGCGAAACAATCACGGCGGCGGTGGGTCAAGGAAACTGCTGGGCGACCCAATTTCATCCGGAAAAATCAGGGAGGGTGGGTCTCCAGGTGCTCCGCAATTGGCTGACCTACTGCACAGCGTGA
- the radC gene encoding DNA repair protein RadC, protein MSERYHLRMCDLPTHERPRERLLQQGVTALATSELLAILLGTGSGKLSAVGLGQYLLQELGRHQQDPLAVLREIKPAELMAIPGIGPAKATTILAAVELGKRVFLSRPLERTPIDSPELAAAALAPELMWAETERFALLLLDVKHRLLGSRVLTIGTATETLAHPREIFREAIRLGATRLIIGHNHPSGNLTPSETDLQLTRQLLECSKILDIPLLDHLILGQGQHCSLRATTRLWEEAGVTF, encoded by the coding sequence ATGAGCGAGCGCTACCACTTGCGGATGTGTGACCTTCCCACCCACGAACGCCCCCGCGAGCGGTTGCTGCAACAGGGGGTGACGGCGCTGGCCACAAGTGAATTGCTGGCGATTTTGCTGGGAACGGGGTCGGGCAAGCTGTCGGCGGTGGGCTTGGGACAATACCTATTGCAGGAGTTGGGCCGGCATCAGCAGGACCCCCTGGCGGTCTTGCGCGAGATCAAACCCGCTGAATTGATGGCCATTCCCGGCATTGGTCCAGCCAAGGCCACCACCATCCTGGCCGCCGTTGAACTGGGCAAGCGAGTGTTTTTGAGTCGTCCGCTGGAGCGCACCCCCATTGACAGCCCAGAACTGGCAGCAGCGGCCCTGGCGCCCGAGCTGATGTGGGCGGAAACCGAGCGGTTTGCCCTGTTGCTGCTGGATGTCAAGCACCGGTTGCTGGGGAGTCGCGTGTTGACGATTGGGACGGCGACGGAAACCCTGGCCCATCCCCGCGAAATTTTCCGCGAGGCGATCCGTCTAGGGGCCACCCGCCTGATCATCGGCCACAACCACCCCTCGGGCAATCTGACCCCCAGCGAGACGGACTTGCAACTGACGCGGCAACTGCTCGAATGCAGTAAGATTTTGGATATTCCGCTGTTGGATCACCTGATTTTGGGGCAAGGTCAACACTGTAGCCTGCGCGCAACGACCCGTTTGTGGGAAGAAGCGGGCGTGACATTCTAG